In the genome of Augochlora pura isolate Apur16 chromosome 8, APUR_v2.2.1, whole genome shotgun sequence, one region contains:
- the Orp8 gene encoding oxysterol-binding protein-related protein 8 isoform X5, which yields MGININKFRSIMSSQPIVVPGGDHRSQSETHSVSVGSASDSFKTMTPPNVSRSLSNRLSAMGEGNQKTDNTSDKSLDSCKLTRKESYKAQRKNYRMEKKRVANELLSSFKDPTVIVMSDWLKVRGTLKSWTKLWCILKPGLLLLYKSPKTKSNHWVGTVLLNTCQVIERPSKKDGFCFKLFHPLEQSIWAPRGPEKETIGAVVQPLPTSYLIFRAPSQAAGKCWLDALELSLRCSSLIIRSTSALPRALPHDTTTTHETQWSEADYEKHFDEHVCLSNYAPRSPATPQRRLLSCPQSLLPNATDTPRSACPSPTPMFQQLYHAIAYWDKRFCDRSPTPATDTDTIEISNSVGTLGDGDMYPNRSRTEIKALNRVLSTNRRMTLPSIHVLQYDTPQVVTLDPVHSSHTDLDDISQPENGVAADAEISASDSESEGSAKEDQPETINETPYVANENEILGSAGEVVTELQEEQKSLIWFLMKQVRPGMDLSKVVLPTFILEPRSFLEKLADSYYHADLLSQAVLEDDAFTRMKGVVKWYLSGFYKKPQGLKKPYNPLLGETFRCYWQHPNGSRTFYIAEQLSHHPPISGFYVTNRQDGFTISTTIIAKSKFYGNSTSAVLDGVAILTMLPRGEDYTMTIPYAHCKGIFMGTLSMELGGKVQINCEKTGYHTEIEFKLKPFLGGAEQMNQVAGAIRLGKETLATISGYWDGQIVITDKRAGQESVFFNPTPEVRKKRLKKYTVPIDHQGAWESEKLWYEVTQAINRDDQVAATDAKTQLEEAQRERAKERKLKSQEWIPKHFVQDIITGNWVYRHADVRPWDPRNDVVQYEQDYIVRTKTRHKTPIMRTGSIVSTDPQTQVPLLQAESRSSLSVLKSSKRQLSNNLPLTETAHDSGSSSVEGHSDSSQSIGKRKRSTARIIDVMKDVERHMLKYGEDLNRIQRIVEQIAVKQREQGEQHYTMNMLKNFKDTVFIIVIVFCVQYLVKMWTAELSGG from the exons GATTGTCTGCGATGGGAGAAGGTAATCAAAAAACGGATAATACATCTGATAAG TCTCTAGACTCTTGTAAATTAACTCGGAAAGAATCATATAAGGCTCAaaggaaaaattatagaatggAGAAAAAACGTGTTGCTAATGAACTTCTCAGTTCATTTAAAGATCCAACTGTTATTGTGATGAGCGATTGGCTAAAAGTGCGTGGAACACTGAAGAGTTGGACAAAGCTGTGGTGTATTTTGAAGCCAGGTTTACTCTTACTGTACAAAAGCCCTAAAACAAAA AGCAATCATTGGGTAGGTACAGTTTTACTGAACACATGTCAAGTGATAGAACGACCAAGTAAAAAGGATGGCTTttgctttaaattatttcatcctTTGGAGCAATCAATTTGGGCTCCAAGGGGTCCAGAGAAAGAGACCATAG GTGCTGTTGTACAACCCTTGCCTACTTCCTACTTAATCTTTAGAGCTCCTTCACAGGCAGCTGGTAAATGTTGGTTGGACGCGCTTGAATTATCTTTACGTTGTTCTTCACTTATTATCCGTTCAACAAGTGCATTGCCCCGTGCTCTGCCACATGACACTACAACAACTCATGAAACTCAATGGAGTGAAGCTGATTATGAGAAACATTTTGATGAACATG TATGTTTATCTAATTATGCTCCTCGATCGCCTGCAACCCCTCAAAGACGTTTGTTATCATGCCCACAGTCACTCTTACCTAATGCCACTGATACTCCTAGAAGTGCTTGTCCTTCACCGACTCCAATGTTTCAACAATTGTACCACGCAATTGCATATTGGGACAAACGGTTCTGTGACAGATCTCCAACACCTGCTACAGATACAGatacaatagaaatttcaaattctgtGGGGACGTTAGGTGATGGAGATATGTATCCTAACAGATCACGCACTGAAATTAAAGCCCTAAACCGTGTGCTATCTACCAATAGACGCATGACTCTTCCCTCTATACATGTCCTTCAGTATGACACCCCACAAGTAGTAACGCTAGATCCTGTGCACTCCTCACACACAGACCTGGACGACATTAGCCAACCTGAAAATGGAGTCGCAGCCGATGCAGAGATCAGTGCATCAGACAGTGAATCTGAAGGATCAGCTAAAGAAGATCAACCTGAAACAATCAACGAAACTCCATATGTTGCAAATGAGAATGAAATTCTTGGATCG GCTGGAGAAGTTGTCACAGAATTACAAGAAGAACAAAAATCTTTAATATGGTTCCTGATGAAACAAGTTCGACCAGGCATGGATTTGTCTAAAGTAGTTTTGCCAACTTTTATTCTAGAACCTCGTTCATTTTTAGAGAAACTGGCTGATTCCTATTATCACGCAGACTTGTTGTCTCA AGCTGTATTAGAAGATGATGCATTTACACGTATGAAAGGTGTTGTCAAGTGGTATTTATCTGGATTCTACAAGAAACCTCAGGGCTTGAAAAAACCATATAATCCATTATTGGGAGAAACCTTTCGCTGTTATTGGCAGCATCCTAATGGTTCAAGGACTTTCTACATAGCCGAACAA TTATCTCATCATCCGCCTATATCGGGATTTTACGTAACAAATCGTCAAGACGGGTTTACTATTAGCACTACAATTATTGCTAAATCTAAGTTTTATG GCAATTCAACATCAGCTGTTTTAGATGGAGTTgcaatattaacaatgttaCCTAGAGGAGAGGATTACACAATGACTATACCATATGCTCATTGTAAAGGTATCTTCATGGGTACATTATCTATGGAATTAGGTGGTAAGGTTCAAATAAATTGCGAGAAAACGGGTTATCATactgaaatagaatttaagcTCAAg cCATTCCTTGGTGGAGCAGAACAAATGAATCAAGTAGCAGGAGCGATACGTTTAGGAAAAGAAACTCTTGCTACTATATCAGGATACTGGGATGGTCAAATAGTAATTACTGATAAGAGGGCAGGA CAAGAAAGTGTGTTCTTTAATCCAACGCCAGAAGTGCGCAAAAAGAGATTGAAGAAATATACAGTACCAATAGATCATCAAGGTGCATGGGAAAGTGAAAAATTATGGTATGAAGTTACTCAAGCAATTAATCGAGATGATCAAGTTGCTGCTACCGATGCAAAAACTCAGTTAGAAGAGGCGCAAAGAGAACGTGCCAAGGAACGAAAACTTAAGAGTCAAGAATGGATTCCTAAACATTTCGTTCAG GACATCATAACGGGTAATTGGGTGTATCGACATGCAGATGTTAGACCCTGGGATCCCAGAAATGATGTTGTGCAATACGAACAAGATTACATTGTACGCACTAAAACTAGACATAAAACACCAATCATGCGTACTGGCAGTATCGTTTCAACTGATCCTCAAACACAG GTCCCACTTCTTCAAGCAGAATCTCGCTCCTCGCTCTCTGTATTGAAGTCTTCGAAAAGAcaattgtcaaataatttgCCATTAACAGAAACAGCTCATGATTCTGGAAGTTCATCTGTAGAGGGTCATTCAGATTCTAGTCAATCAATAGGCAAAAGGAAACGTTCTACTGCAAG aataataGATGTTATGAAAGACGTAGAACGTCATATGTTAAAATATGGTGAAGATCTTAATCGCATACAGCGTATCGTAGAGCAAATTGCTGTTAAGCAACGAGAACAAGGTGAACAACATTATACAATGAATATGTTAAAGAACTTTAAAgatacagtttttattattgtaatagttTTCTGTGTACAATACTTGGTAAAAATGTGGACCGCAGAACTCAGCGGAGGTTGA